A region from the Aphis gossypii isolate Hap1 chromosome 1, ASM2018417v2, whole genome shotgun sequence genome encodes:
- the LOC126549215 gene encoding facilitated trehalose transporter Tret1-like, with the protein MAIGNSYPHVGTISVSPHLIVQWVIEIVCIILPDSRPVNKPLLALSPPPKNDTTAAGGSALPAIRQEGKKFRQYASALSATVGPFAVGTVLAWMSPAMPMLLSPTSKIKVTPNQGSWVGSLIAIGAIFGSIPAGKCADIFGRKPVILCLTIPFITSWTIIYFATDVWMLYVARLIAGSCLGGITATVPMYIGEIAESSIRGELCSYVQLNVTLGILYVYAIGPFVNYYSLAIMCGILPLIWFVLVLLVIPESPTYLLKRGRKEDAEKALVWLRGKDYDIASEMETLQVHIEESKKHTGKFKDMISSRATIRAAITVLGLLNFLSCSGINVLIFYAQSIFETSNCSVSPKLCSVIIGILQVIFTFASSQLVDRAGRRVLLLISDSVMAICLGTLAYYFWLQEHGVDVSSFNLIPLISLGVYISTFALGFGPIPGVMIGELFSPEFKGLAIGIVCVLASLIEFCVVKTYQTLLNYCDHGITFAIFAGFCVLGTTFVWFLVPETKNKSLQEIQDELSGKKKPKTDQKSQNATGSQSASA; encoded by the exons ATGGCTATTGGGAATTCATATCCACATGTAGGGACAATTTCGGTATCTCCACATTTGATTGTTCAATGGGTCATAGAAATCGTTTGTATAATCCTTCCAGACAGCCGACCTGTAAATAAGCCGCTCCTAGCTTTGTCGCCTCCTCCTAAAAATGATACAACCGCTGCAGG CGGTTCAGCACTACCGGCCATCAGACAGGAGGGCAAGAAGTTTAGACAATACGCATCCGCGCTGTCCG CAACGGTCGGACCGTTCGCAGTTGGCACGGTGTTGGCATGGATGTCGCCTGCGATGCCAATGCTCTTGTCTCCGACTTCGAAGATCAAAGTAACACCCAATCAAGGGTCATGGGTGGGTTCTCTGATCGCCATCGGTGCCATTTTCGGGTCTATACCGGCTGGTAAATGCGCTGACATTTTCGGTCGAAAACCCGTCATCCTCTGTCTTACCATCCCGTTCATCACTAGCTggacaataatatacttcgCGACCGACGTCTGGATGCTATACGTAGCACGTTTGATCGCCGGATCCTGCCTCGGCGGAATCACCGCCACCGTCCCGATGTACATCGGGGAGATAGCTGAAAGCTCTATCAGAG GTGAACTATGCTCGTACGTACAGTTAAATGTCACATTGggcatattatacgtttacgCGATCGGGCCGTTTGTAAATTACTATTCATTGGCCATCATGTGCGGTATACTACCGCTGATTTGGTTCGTCTTGGTTCTATTGGTGATACCGGAATCGCCGACGTACCTATTGAAACGTGGCAGGAAGGAAGATGCAGAAAAAGCGTTGGTGTGGTTGCGCGGGAAGGACTACGACATTGCCAGCGAAATGGAGACGCTGCAAGTGCACATCGAGGAGTCGAAGAAGCACACCGGTAAGTTCAAGGATATGATATCATCCAGAGCCACCATCCGCGCAGCAATCACCGTCTTGGGACTGCTCAACTTCTTGTCATGTTCGGGCATAAACGTGCTAATATTTTACGCACAATCCATATTCGAGACCAGCAACTGCAGTGTGTCTCCGAAACTCTGCTCCGTCATCATCGGAATCCTTCAA GTCATATTCACTTTCGCGTCTTCACAACTGGTGGACAGGGCCGGCCGGCGAGTACTTTTGCTGATATCCGACTCCGTCATGGCCATATGTCTCGGTACTCTCGCCTACTACTTCTGGCTGCAGGAACACGGCGTCGACGTGTCATCGTTTAACCTGATACCGCTTATCAGTCTTGGAGTGTACATTAGTACGTTCGCGCTGGGATTCGGTCCCATACCGGGCGTTATGATCGGCGAGTTGTTCAGTCCGGAATTCAAGGGTTTGGCGATCGGGATCGTGTGCGTATTAGCTTCGCTGATCGAGTTCTGCGTCGTCAAGACGTACCAGACACTGTTGAATTACTGCGATCACGGCATCACGTTCGCCATATTCGCCGGGTTTTGCGTTCTAGGCACCACGTTCGTGTGGTTCCTGGTGCCGGAAACGAAAAACAAGTCTCTTCAGGAAATCCAGGACGAGCTCTCCGGCAAGAAAAAGCCGAAAACCGACCAAAAGTCGCAAAACGCAACGGGATCGCAGTCCGCCAGTgcgtga